ACGACCGCGCCGGTCCGCAGCCGGGGGGCCACGTCCTCCAGCATCGCCGTCATGATCCTGGGCACGCCGGCCATCACGAAGACATTGCCGATCTGGAACCCCGGCGCGTCGGTTACCGGATTGGCGATCAGCACTCCGCCGTCCGGGATCCGCGCCATGCGCCGCCGGGCCGCGTTCAAATCGTCGGGGCTGTAGCGCCGCTGCAGGATCGCCAGGGCGTCGGCCCGCTCGCCGATGGGGACGCCGAACGCCTCGGCTACACAGTCGGCGGTGATGTCGTCGTGGGTCGGCCCGATGCCGCCGGTGGTGAAGACATAGTCGTGCCCGGCTCTCAGCGCGTTCAGCGCCGCGACGATCTGCTCGGGCCGGTCGCCGACCGTCCGCGCCTCCATCAGGTCGATGCCCAGCGCGCCTAGAAACCGCGCGATCGTGTTGAGATTGGTATCGGCCGTCCGCCCGGACAGGATTTCATCGCCGATGATCAGGACGGCGGCGGTCGGGGATGCGTGTTCCATGCCGCACACCTACGCCGCCCCGGCTCCGCCGCAAGGGGCGACGACGCCCCATGGGCCCGCCCGGCCCTAAACCGGCTTGAGATTCCGTGCTAGGCTCGCCATCTCATCCCCGAAACGCTGGCCCAGCGCGCCCGAGACCCCGCCGATGTACGAGACGCCCGACCTGGATACCGACACGCTGGTCCGCACCAGCGCCATCCGCCTGTACCAGCCCGACGATTTCGAGGGCATGCGGATCGCCGGCCGGCTGGTGGCCGACGCGCTCGACATGATCACCCCCTATGTCGTGCCCGGCGTCACGACCCAGGAGATCGACGACCGCATCCGCCAGTACACCCTGGACCGCGGCGGCCTGCCCGCCTGTCTGGGCTACAAGGGCTATATGAAGACCGTCTGCACCTCGATCAATCACGTGGTGTGCCACGGCATCCCCGGTGACCGGGTGCTGAAGGACGGCGACATCGTCAACATCGACCACACCGTGATCGTCGACGGCTGGCACGGCGATTCCAGCCGCATGTACGCAGTCGGCAACATCAACGCCCGCACGAAGAAGCTGATCGACGTCACCTATGAGTCCCTGGCGCTCGGCCTCGAGCAGGTGAAACCCGGCAACACCTTCGGCGACAT
This DNA window, taken from Brevundimonas subvibrioides ATCC 15264, encodes the following:
- a CDS encoding competence/damage-inducible protein A, whose protein sequence is MEHASPTAAVLIIGDEILSGRTADTNLNTIARFLGALGIDLMEARTVGDRPEQIVAALNALRAGHDYVFTTGGIGPTHDDITADCVAEAFGVPIGERADALAILQRRYSPDDLNAARRRMARIPDGGVLIANPVTDAPGFQIGNVFVMAGVPRIMTAMLEDVAPRLRTGAVVHARTLRVTGVGEGAIAAPLAEAARTSRDLSFGSYPFGAGSDGEVGTNLVVRGRDAALVDAAIDALASRLAQDGILTVKIAT
- the map gene encoding type I methionyl aminopeptidase, which encodes MYETPDLDTDTLVRTSAIRLYQPDDFEGMRIAGRLVADALDMITPYVVPGVTTQEIDDRIRQYTLDRGGLPACLGYKGYMKTVCTSINHVVCHGIPGDRVLKDGDIVNIDHTVIVDGWHGDSSRMYAVGNINARTKKLIDVTYESLALGLEQVKPGNTFGDIGFVIQRHVEANRMSVVRDFCGHGIGRLFHDSPNVLHYGRKGEGAVLKPGMFFTVEPMVNLGKPHVKVLSDGWTAVTRDKSLSAQCEHTVGVTEDGVEIFTASPAGLFQP